The DNA region TAAATGGCTGAGACCACTATATTCAGGACCTTCTGTATAAGCTCCATTTTTTACCGCAATTTCTATTGTGGCTAATGGAACTTTACTATTTTCTATAACAACGACTTGTAGACCATTGGGAAGGCTGTCCCAAAAATACCCTTTAGGTAGGCGTGATTGTGCATAGGCCCCCATTCCAAATAGGAGCAGCCCTAGGGTCAGGGTGAACATTTTCATTTGTTTAGTTTTAATTAAGTGTTTAAATATGCAATAGCTCTATAAAGATAAGTGGAACCTAGCAATAATAAAATTAAATTATAGTTTGGTGTTTTTGTTTGCAATTAAGATGTGGATCACCAAATGCTTATATTTTTAGACTATACAATGCTGATGCTTATCTAGCTTTTACAAATATTTTCAATGAAGTTTCTACAATAATCATAGCATTATTAAATGCTTGGAAAGCAAATGTGAATAGTTTTTGTAAGTGGTGTTCTGGGGTTTAGTGACAATATTTTCATAGCTTATTTATTTTAAAATCAATAAGCTATGACATTTTAGTTAGATGAGATGGGGCGTAGCCAAATTGCTTTTTGAAAGAAAATGAAAAGTGTGACAAGTCCTCAAAACCTAGATCTAAATATATGTCTGAAGGTTTTTCTTGTTTTTTATCTAGCAAAAAATGAGCTTCTTTGAGTCGCATAGTAATTAACCAATGATTGGGCGTATCATTAAATATTTCTTTAAAATCTCTTTTAAAGGCGGATAGACTGCGCCCTGTTAAATAGGCAAATCGTTGTATACTTACATTGAATTTAAAATTTTTAGTCATGAACGCTTCTAAATTTATTTTTTCAGGTTTGCCGAAATCAAAAAGTACTCCTGAAAGCTCGGGTTGTGATTTTAATAAAATCAATAAAAGTTCTTCTCTTTTTAATTCTGCAAATGGCTCTTCAATTTTCCCCAAATGATTATAGAGCGGCATTAGAGATTGGATATAATTCGGTATTAATTCAGTTGGTTTTATTTGAATAAAAACATCATTTGAATTAAACTTAGTAATGTTGGTTTTGTATTTTTCTTGAAATCGTTTAAGAAAGGACGCATCAAATATGACAAATATTTTTTCAAATGCATCATTAATTTTTACCTTATTATAACGTCCTAAACGATTTTTTCGGATGAGACAATAGTCTCCCGAATTTAAAATATGATGTTTGTTACCATCATAACCATGTATAGTTCCCTTTGCTAAATATAAAAAAATATGTTCAGGAATGAATTGTTCTGGTGATATTTCGGGACCTATATAACAAGATTTTATTTCTGTTGCTCTCATTTTACTTCGCTGCTTTTTTTATGTCTTCAACTTCTAAAATAGATTTCGAATATCCTTGGGTTGCAGTATTTATCATGGCTCGCCCTAAAGTTTCTAAACTTATAGAAGGAAATAAAATACTAAGTATAGGATAGAGAAACTTATGAATATAACGATTGTAACCATATAAATGAATTTGCCCTTTTGTGGGTTTCATCAATGCTGGTCTGAAATGAAATGCTTTATTCGCGAATATTTTAGTTAATTCGTTTTCCGTTTTTCCTTTAATTCTTGCCCACATAATTTTCCCTTTTTCAGTATTGTCCGTACTTCTACCAGAGATAAAATTGAAAATAAGGTTTGGATTAATACGTTTCAGGATATTTGCAAAATGAATTGTAGTATCATAAGTCAATTTTTCATAGTCTAACTCTGTCATGCCTGCCGAACTCTTACCTGCACAGTAGAAACATGCATCATAGTCTTTCAAATTGTCAGCATAATTTTCTATCTCCAAAAAATTAGTAATAATTAATTCTTTGAGTTTGGTATTTTGAATGCCACAAGATTTCCGAGAAATGCTTAATATTGTAGATACCTTGCTGCTTTGCAAACATTCCAATAATACTCCTTCTCCGACCATCCCGGTTGCTCCAGTAATTATTACATTCATGGTTATATTATATATTTCCAAATTTACGCATACTTTTAATTGATTCTATAATTGCTTCATGGTTAGTAGCAATAGGTGTCCATCCCAATACTATTTTAGCTTTTTCATTACTAGTATTTCTATTTGTCTTTAGCATAGAGGCAAGGTTCTTTAATTTTGGATTGAATAACCCTCCCAATCTAACCAACCAATCTGGAAGTATCTGTGATGAAGTTTTTGTGGTAATTTCAGGCATATTTTTTTTCAAAAAAATGGCAATTTCTGGGAGCGAAATTTTTCCACCTGCCAATGCTAGAAATCGTTGTCCATTTGCCATTGGATTGGTCATCGCTTTTATATGTAAATCTGCAACATCTCGTACATCAATTACATTCATATACAAGTTAGGAATGGCTTTCATTGTACCATCTAGTAGATTTTTAATTAGTTCAAATCCACTAGACAAATCTTTCCCTAATGCCGGACCAAATATTGCAGTAGGGTTAATTGTAGCAAATTCCATTGTGCCGCCTTCTTTATTTATATATGCCCATGCGGCCTTTTCTGCTAATACTTTTGATTTGTTATAGGAGGATAGACCTTTTTCATTTGGATCAGTCCATTCTTTTTCGGTGATTTCTATATTTGGGTCTTTGTGACTATAACCAATAGCACCGAAATTAGAAGTCATTACGACTCGTTTTACGCCGGCTTTTTTTGCCGCTTTTAATACGCGTAGAGTTCCATCGACCGCAGGACGTATCATCTCATTATCATCTTTCGGTAAGGATAGAAAAATGGGAGAGGCAACATGTAAAACATAGGTACAATTTTGTACAGCTTCGTCCCAATTATCCTCTTTGGTTAAATCCGCTTGTACAAAATTTAGTTTTTCAAATGAATGGATGCCACCATTTTTCAACATTTTGATTACGTCTTCTTTTCTATTCAGATTTCGTATGGTAGTCTTGATATTATATCCTTGTTGTAATAATTGTAAAATACAATGAACACCAACAAAACCGGTTCCTCCTGTTACCAAAACAGTTTCTTTATTATTCATATACTGTAAATTTATAATGCAAAGTTGCATATAAAATTTACTAGTTACTTTGTTAAGAAGTCCAATTTTGTTTTGTTTAAAAGTCCAAAAAAAGCGTGCATTTGCACGCTTTTTTTGGACTTTTAAACAATTATTATTTTAAGAATGATTGATATAAATCTTCATATATTGGAATGATATTATGTACATCAAAATCTTGTGCATGTTTGAATGCATTTTGCTTGTATTTTTTCAATTTCTCTTCGTCGCTTAATATTGCAATGCCTTTTTTTGCAGCATCTTCAACATCGCCTACATTGAATAATTCGCCTGTACGACCAGGAATATTCACTTCCGGCAAACCGCCAGCATTGGTACTCAATACAGGAACACTTGCCGCCATCGCTTCTAGTGCGGCCAAACCAAAACTTTCGTAAGAGGAGGGAAGGACAAATAAGTCGGACACGGCATAGATTTCTTCCATTTGTTCTTGTTTTCCCAAAAAACGGATTTGATCTTGCAAGCCAAATTTTCTTGCTAATTCTTCACAGCATGGTCTTTCTGGTCCGTCGCCCACCATTAATAATTTGGAAGGCACGGCAGGATGTATTTTTTCAAATATTTTAATAACGTCCGTTACGCGTTTTACCTCTCTGAAATTGGATGCATGGATCAGTATTTTTTCGCCATTAGGAGCTAATACTTTTTTAAAAGCATCGACGGGCTTTTTATTGAAACGCTTGACATCTACAAAGTTATAAATGACCTTGATATCTTTTTCTATAGGAAAATATTTGTATGTTTCTTCTCTCAGATTATTAGAAACGGCAGTAATTCCATCGCTTTCGTTGATAGAAAACGTAACTACTGGTTCGTACGTTTTATCTTTTCCTACCAATGTAATATCTGTACCATGCAGAGTTGTGATAAAAGGAACACTTCTGTTTGTGCTTTTTTTGACAATTTGACGCGCCATATATGCCGCTGATGCATGTGGAATAGCGTAATGCACGTGCATCAAATCTAAATGATAATTATTGATAACATCGACCATCGTACTTGCCAATGCCAATTCGTATGGCGGATATTCAAACAGGGGATAATCCGGTACCGGAACTTCGTGATAAAATATATTGGCATTGAAAAGGCTCAATCTCACGGGTTGTCGATAGGTGATAAAATGTACTTCGTGTCCTTTGTCTGCCAAGGCTTTGCCCAATTCTGTTGCCAAAACGCCGCTACCGCCAAATGTAGGATAGCATACGATACCTATGCGCATAAGTTTTTGTTTAATTTTTGACAAATTGCGTGATGATTTTTTCTGCTTCTGCACACGCTTTGTCTAAGTCATCATTTAAAATTACTTTGTCAAATGAACTTTGTAAGGAGATTTCATAAGCCGCTTTGCTCATTCTCGTTTGGATTTTTTCCTCCGATTCTGTTCCTCGTCCGCGCAATCTTTTTTCCAATACTTCTACAGATGGAGGTGCTACGAAAATAGAAAGCGTATTATTCGGATATTCTTGCTGTATATGTATGGCTCCTTTAACGTCGATATCCAAAATCGGCGTTTTACCTTCTGACCAGATGCGCTCGATTTCCGATTTTAAAGTGCCATAATAATTGTCTTTGTACACCATTTCCCATTCCAAAAACTCATCATTTTTTACTTTCGCTCTGAACTCTTCAGGCGACATAAAGTAATAATGAATTCCCTCAATTTCGCCGTTGCGTCTTTCACGTGTAGCTGCAGAAACGGAGAATGCCAACCATTCATTATTTTCCAAAAGATAATAAGCGATGGATGATTTTCCCGCTCCCGATGGCGCTGTAAGTATAATTATTTTTCCTGTGGGCATTTCTTAATATTTTGTAATTTAGATAGTTATGTAAAAAAAATGAACTTATTCGTGCCAGGTTGTTTTTGCTTCACCTGAGCTTAACCTTGTTCCTTCTTTTTCGCTATCAGCATATCCCAAATACAATTGACCAATCACTTGATCTTCTTCTCCTAATTGTAAATAGTCTTTCAAAATAGGAGAAAATGTTAATCCGCCAGTACTCCATAATGCGGCAATCCCTAAAGCTTCCGCACCCAATAAAATATTTTGAACGGCAGCCGCTGCTGCGCAGATTTCTTCCAAAACAGGGATTTTAGGATTGTTGCCTCGTTTCATAATTGCCACGATTACATGAGAAGCGTTTGTAGTATTGCTTTGCAATTTCTGATAAGTTGCTTCCATGAATTTATCTTCTGGCGTATTTTTTTTGTAGAGTTCGGCTTGATCTTGTGCAAATTTTGTTTTGCCTTCTCCCGTGTACACAATAAATCTCCAAGGTTCGGTCATCGCGTGCGTTGGTGCCCAATTCGCCAATTCCAATAAAGATTCAATATCTTTTTTTGCTATGATTTTTCCATTGAGTGTGGCTGGCTTGGTGCTCCTTCTGGCGCGTATATTGTCGGCTATTATTTCAAAATTTTTCATGACGCAAAGATACATTTGTATTTGAAAGTATTGTTTACGAATTACGGATTATTAAACGATTAACATATCTATCAGTCTAAGAGCTATCTTTGAAAAAATTTACGTTTAAATGTTTAAATACCTAATTGTAGTTGTATTGTTTTGTTTTTTAAGTGCTCCTGCATTTTCCCAGACGGATACTATTAGTTATACGCGACAACATGGATTGTTTAATAAATTTGTAAGCGATTCGCAACGTTTTAATTTGCATTTTCAGATGACGTATATTAATCAAACGAAAGAAAAAATGCGTGCGTTGTATAGTGGACCTTATAGTTTGCAAGCAGCAAAAGAAAATCAGAATTCTGTTACCGCAACCGCTTTTTTGGGTGTGAAATTATGGAAAGGTGCAGCGTTTTTTATTAATCCAGAAATTGCCGGTGGTAGTGGATTATCTGGTGCACAAGGTATGGGTGGTGCGCCCAATGGCGAAACTTTTCGTGTGGGAAATCCATCGCCACAGTTGTATTTAGCAAGAGGGTATTTGGAACAAACTATTTCCCTAAATTCCAAAACAGAAGAACAATCTGACGATGAGAATCAATTGGAAGAGCCTGTTCCTGTTAATTATTTGAAATTTACGGTTGGTAAATATTCATTAGCAGATATGTTTGATAATAACGAATATAGTAATACGCCCAGGACACAATTTCTCAACTGGAGTTTAATGAATAATGGGTCTTGGGATTTTGCAGCCAATGTAAGAGGTTATACTTATATCGCAACGGCAGAATTGGATTACGGCTTTTTAAATTACAAATACAGTATTTCCTCTTTACCTGTTGTTGCTAATGGAGCTGAATTAAATACGCATTTGAATCAAGAATTGGCGATGAATGCTCAAATAACAGCAACGTATAATATTAAAAAATATCCTGGGCATGCAAGTGTTTTGTATTTCAATAACAAAGCGGATATGGGTAGTTATCAAGAAGCTATTGATATTGCAAAGGAGACTAATACGACTCCTGATATCATTGCTACAAGACTACGTGGAAGACACAAATATGGATTTGGGTTAAATTTTGATCAGGCCTTACCTAATACATTTGGATTGTTTGGACGGGTAGGATATAATGATGGAAAAAATGAAACTTGGAATTTTACTGAAATAGATAAAACTGCGAGTTTGGGTATTTCCACTACAGGAACCAAATGGTCACGCGCTGAGGATAATATTGGGCTTGCTTTTGTAGCTAATGGACTTTCTGCGGTGCATCGTGAATATTTAGCAATGGGTGGTAATGGATTTATTTTAGGTGATGGAAAATTGAATTATGCACCAGAATGTATAACCGAATTATACTATAGTTTTAAGCCAACATCCAAGCCACTTTGGATCACAGGTGATTATCAATTTGCATTACATCCTGGTTACAATAAAGATCGCGGTCCAGCCAATTTTTTGTCCATTAGAGTGCATACGGAATTTTAAGTGTAGTGATAAATATTAAATAATTAGAAAATTATTCTAAACAAAAATTTTGTTTTACCGCATAAACTACTAGTTTATGCGGTAATTTTTTTAATTTAGCAATAATAGGAGTTTGGATGGGTTTTTAATCGATTCTATAAAACGTTTTATTCCGTCCAAATGCCTTTACATTTTATTTAAATGGAACACTCTACTTAATTATTTCAGCAAAAAATATGTTAGGAAACAGAATTGGAAAAGAAAAATGGAAGCCAGTAACCTTTGATATTGAATTTACCAATAATTGTCGATTTGAAGTTTCCAATTGGGGACGAATAAGAAGTTTTAATAAATTGTCAGATGGACGTATCCTAAATGGGTCTCTAACTGAAGGTTATAAAGTTATACGTTTAAAATTATTTACACCTAGAGATGAAAAAGTTCAATTGAAAATAGACGAATTAAACGCATCTATATCTAAATTATATCTTAAGAAGAGAGAAAAGATTAAGAAGGGTGATCATATTGAAAATATCGAAAAAATAGTTCAACTTATAGATAAAAAGAAAACGGATCTTAGTAAAAGACGCAAGAAAAATTTAAAAGAACGGACAAATTACCGACACTTTTTAATACATAGATTGGTCGCGACTAATTTTTTACCGAAACCCAAAGAAAATCAAGTAGTGGTTGGACATCTTGATTTTGATAAACTAAACAATGCGGTTACGAATCTGAAATGGATGACACTGGAAGAAAATCAGTTACATCAAAATAAAAATCCTAACGTGATTTTCGAAAGAAATAGGCGAAAAAATAATCCAATTATTAGAGAAAAAGGTGCGAAACTTACCTCTACACAAGTCATGCACATCAAGCTCCAACTAAAAAGAGCAAGACCTTTGAAGCAAATCGCAAAACAATATGATATATCTGATATGCAAGTTTGGCGTATTAAAACTGGGGAGAATTGGGCACATGTTACTATCCCAGATTAATAAAATTGAAAACATTTGTATCAAAATAATAAAAAAATGCAAGGTTGAAAACCTTGCATTTTTTTATTATTTGAAAAAGCATTTAAATTATGCTTCTATAGAACTTGCTTTGGATGCAACACGATCTTCTTTATAGGCTCTTGCAGCATCTACGAAACTTACGAATAATGGTGCCGGATGTTCCACTGTACTTTTCAATTCTGGGTGAAATTGTACACCGATAAAGAAAGGATGAGATGGAATTTCGATGATTTCTACCAAACCAGAATGTTCATTTTTACCACTCGCAATCATACCAGCAGCCTCAAATTGAGAAAGATAATCATTGTTAAATTCGTAACGATGACGATGTCTTTCCGAAATTTCTAATTTGCCATAAATCTTTTCAGCTAATGAACCAGGCATAATTTCGCAAGGGTAGGAGCCAAGACGCATTGTGCCTCCCATCATTTTGATTTTCTTTTGCTCTTCCATCATATTGATCACTGGATAAGGCGTATTCGCGTCCATTTCGATAGAATGTGCTTTTTTCAATCCCAATACGTTGCGTGCAAATTCAATTACTGCCATTTGCATACCTAAACAAATACCGAAGAATGGTATACCATTTTCACGTGCATAACGAATTGCTTCGATTTTTCCTTCAATACCTCTAGACCCAAAACCTGGAGCAACTAACATACCATCCAAACCACTTAATTTTTCGGGTACATTTTCAGGCGTTAGGAATTCACTATGAATATTAACCACTTTTACCTTGACTTCATTCACCGCACCTGCGTGAATAAAACTTTCCAAAATGGATTTGTACGCATCTTGAAGTTCAATATATTTTCCAACCAAACCAATCGTTACTTGGCTTTTTGGATATTTCAATTTGTCCAAAAATCCTTTCCATTGTGTCAAGTCCGGTTCTGGATAATTGGTGATATTTAATTTTTTCAAAGTGATTACATCTAATTTTTCACGAAGCATATTTAATGGCACTTCGTATATTGTAGATGCATCCATGGACTCAATAACAGCTTCTTGTTTTACATTACAGAATTGCGCTATTTTTCTACGAATATCATAGCCAATGGATTCTTCAGCACGGCAAACGATGATGTCTGGATGTACCCCATTTTCGCTCATCATACGCACGCTGTGTTGGGTAGGTTTGGTTTTTAATTCTTTCGCTGCGCGCAAATAAGGAACCAATGTCAAGTGAATCACACATACATCTTCTTCTGGTAATTCCCATTGTAATTGACGTACCGCTTCTACGAAGGGCAAACTTTCAATATCGCCAATCGTGCCACCCAATTCGGTAATGACGATATCATATTTATCATCTTTACCTAAAAGCAACATTCTTCTTTTGATTTCGTCCGTGATATGTGGTACAATCTGAACAGTTTTACCCAAATAGGCACCTTCGCGCTCTTTGTTGATAACGGTTTGATAGATTCTACCAGTTGTAACGTTGTTGGCTTGAGATGTATCTACACTCAAAAAACGCTCGTAGTGTCCAAGGTCCAAATCGGTCTCTGCTCCATCTTCAGTAACAAAACATTCTCCATGTTCGTATGGGTTGAGTGTACCTGGATCCACATTGATATATGGATCAAATTTTTGAATTGTAACTTTAAAACCACGCGCTTGTAACAATTTAGCAAGAGACGCGGCAACAATTCCTTTTCCTAAACTACTTGTTACACCACCGGTAACGAAAACATGTTTTGCCATAATATTTATATAAAAATAAAGCCCCTACATAAGATGATATGAATCGACCCTAAGTAAAAGACAATTATTAAATGAAATGAAATATAAAAACTTATTGACCTACACCATGCTAACAATGCTGTTGTTATACGATTTCCGTTGGTGGTTTAATTTTGAGAGGTCATGCAAAGTTATGACTATTTTTAATTAGAAAAAATTTTTATAGTTTGGGTTTAGAATTTTATCAAATGCATTTACAAAAATTAGAATGGTTTTTAAACTGGAATTCTAAGACTTAAAGAAAATTTAATTTCTAGGTAGAACTTTTAATAAATAAAAATTTAGGACAATTGCGCATGTTTCGGATTTTATAGCAGAGAAAGAGTGCAGATATTTGCATTATAAGTTGGAATATATGAACACGCAAAATCAAATACATTATGATCGCATCGCAGAAGCTATTGAATATATTAAGCAAAATTTTAAACGACAGCCCAATCTAGAGGAAGTTGCGGCACAAATACACTTGAGTCCAGCACATTTTCAACGATTATTTACAGAATGGGCAGGTACGAGTCCGAAAAAGTTTTTGCAATATATAAGCGTGGAACACGCCAAAAAATTGCTCCAACAAGAACAAGCAACTTTATTTGACACGGCATTTGAAACGGGATTGTCTAGCACGAGTCGTTTACATGATTTATTTGTCAATATTGAAGGCATGACACCGGCTGAATATAAAAATGGAGGTCGAGATCTAGCCATCAATTACAATTTTGCAGAAAGTCCATTTGGTTCTTTAATAATAGCATCCACCACAAAAGGTGTTTGTTATATGGCATTTGAAAATAATGAGGAAATTGCCCAACAGACTTTATTCGCAAAATTTCCAAATGCTTTATTTCAACTTAAAACGGATACATTTCAACAAAATGCGTTATTTATTTTTCAAAATGATTGGACCAAATTACCGGAAATTAAATTACATCTGAAAGGAACCGATTTTCAATTAAAAGTGTGGGAATCTTTGTTGAAAATTTCCATGGGTAAATTGTCCACCTATGGCAATATCGCAGAAGAAATAGGTAATCCCAAAGCCTCTCGAGCGGTAGGTACAGCCATTGGTAGCAATCCTGTAGCATTTCTGATTCCGTGCCATCGTGTAATTCAATCTTCTGGAAATTTCGGTGGGTATATGTGGGGAAATACACGCAAAACGGCGATTATTGGTTGGGAGATTGCGAAATCGAAAGTTGAAATCTAAAAATATTCATATGCTTAAGCATTTAGAACTTAGAAATAAAGAGGTACATCGTAAAATCCGAAAAAATGAAATCACTTTTGGTGGCAACCGAAAATTAAAAATTTACGGATGGTTATCTTGCAAGTCGGGCAAAAGAATGAAAAAAGAAAATCGTATTTTCTTTGCAACAGAACAAGAAGCTACGCAAAACAATTACCGTCCTTGTGGGCATTGCATGAAAAGAGAATATATAAAATGGAAAAATGGACTTATTTAACTTCGAAATAGATAAAACAAAGAACTGGTTACCAAAAGATGGAACCGTGCATTATTATGGTAAACTTTTAACAAAGGAAAAAGCGGATTTTTACTTTCAAAATTTACTAGAAACAATTGAATGGCGAAATGATGAAGCGGTTATTTTTGGAAAGAAAATTTTGACTAAAAGGAAAGTCGCTTGGTACGGTGAAAAACCATTTGAATACACGTATTCTAATATAACAAAGCACGCGTTACTGTGGACAAAAGAGTTATTGGAATTAAAAGCAATCATCGAAAAAGAAACGGGTGAAACCTTTAATTCTTGTTTGTTGAATTTGTATCACAGTGGCGAAGAGGGAATGGCATGGCACAGTGATGGAGAAACCGATTTGAAAAAAGATGGAGCGATTGGTTCTTTGAGTTTTGGTGCAGAGAGAAAATTTGCATTTAAACACAAATTAACAAAAGAAAAAGTCGAACTGATTTTGGAAGATGGAAGTTTGCTCGTAATGAAAGATACTACTCAGACGTATTGGTTACATAGACTGCCGCCAACAAAGAAAATTATGACTCCAAGAGTCAATCTCACTTTTCGAACAATTGTAGATTGAAAAAACGGCATTTGTGTATTCAAATGCCGTCCTAATAATATTATGCGATGGCTTCAGAAAGATCATCTACCGTAATGTCAAAATGGTCTGCATCGTAACTTGCCTTACCATCTTTGATTACGATCACTTGTGGCGATTCATGTTCGATACCATAGATTTCTGGTATTTTATTGGAGATGTCTCTGTAGGTAATTAAGTCCAAATAGTAATAATCTGCGTCCGGCAGATTGTCAGATTTTTCAACTCTATTCCAAGCTGTTTTACTGATGCTACAACGCGTGCTATGTTTGAATATCACCTGTGGTTTTACAGCGGAATTTTTATTTATCTCTTCCAATTGTGCTTCTTCTGTAAGATTAATCCAATTCATTTATCTAAATTTTTATGTAAGCAAAGGTAAAAATTATCCAAGATTTATCCTAAAGTCTCTATTTGAATAGAAAAATATTGTGCTAATTCATTCATTTACTTAACCTTTGCAAGGAGTAATCGAAATTTACATGAAAATCCATTTTATATCTATTGGAGGCAGTGTCATGCATCAGTTGGCAATTGCTTTAAAAAGAAAAGGATACCAAGTTACAGGTTCGGATGATGAAATATTTGAACCTGCAAAATCCAATCTTTTGAATGAAGGAATTTTACCTAAAGAAATTGGTTGGAATCCTGCAAATATTACAGCAGATTTGGATGCAGTAATTTTGGGTATGCACGCACGCGAAGACAATCCAGAATTGATCAAAGCAAAAGAATTAGGTTTAAAAATCTATTCTTTCCCAGAATATATATACGAAGAAAGTAAGGATAAAAAACGTGTTGTCGTTGGTGGTAGTCATGGTAAAACGACAACGACAGCGATGATTATGCACGTGCTTCGTCATTTGCATAAAGATTTCGACTATATGGTCGGTGCCAAATTGGAAGGATTTGACCAAAGTGTCAATATCACAGACGCGCCGGTGATTGTATGCGAAGGAGACGAATATCCTGCAAGTACCTTAAATAAACATCCGAAATTTCATTTTCTCTTCCCACACATCGCTGTAATTACTGGGATTGCTTGGGATCATATTAATGTATTTCCAACTTTCGAAATCTATTTGGAACAATTTAGAATCTATATAGATAAGATTGAAAAAGGTGGTATATTGATATATAATACGGCGGATGAAACGCTGAAAAAATTAGTTGAGGAGCATCATCGCACAGATATTCGCTATCAACCGTACCATATTCCTACGCATCATATTGACAACGGAATTACCTACGTAAATATCGATGGCGTAGAAAAAGAATTGAGCGTTTTTGGCAATCATAATTTGCTTAATTTGTACGCGGCATGGTATGTATCTAAAGAATTAGGAATTACGATTTCCGACTTTTTAGATGCAATTAGTTCGTTTACAGGCGCTTCCAAACGTTTGGAATTAATAGCACACAATGCTAATACCAATGTTTATCGTGATTTTGCACATGCGCCGAGCAAAGTAAAAGCGTCGATGCAAGCGGTAAAAGATCAATTTCCCAATAGAAAATTGGTCGCAGTTTTAGAATTGCACACGTATAGCAGTTTGAATGAAGCATTTTTGGTTCAATATCAAGGTGCTTTGGATAAAGCGGATGAAGCAGTTGTTTTTTACGCAAAACACGCGCTTGCGATCAAGCATATGCCTGATTTGCCTAAAGAAAAAGTTTGGGAAGGATTTGGAAGTAATAAAAATGTAACTGTTTTGAATGATAAAGCAGATTTAGATGCATGGTTACACCAACACATTTATCAAAATGCCAATTTGCTTTTGATGAGTAGTGGTGACTATGATGGATTAGATATAAAGGCATTTGCCAACGAAATAACGAAGTAGGAAAGTTGTTAGAAGA from Rhizosphaericola mali includes:
- a CDS encoding NUMOD4 domain-containing protein translates to MLGNRIGKEKWKPVTFDIEFTNNCRFEVSNWGRIRSFNKLSDGRILNGSLTEGYKVIRLKLFTPRDEKVQLKIDELNASISKLYLKKREKIKKGDHIENIEKIVQLIDKKKTDLSKRRKKNLKERTNYRHFLIHRLVATNFLPKPKENQVVVGHLDFDKLNNAVTNLKWMTLEENQLHQNKNPNVIFERNRRKNNPIIREKGAKLTSTQVMHIKLQLKRARPLKQIAKQYDISDMQVWRIKTGENWAHVTIPD
- a CDS encoding CTP synthase, with product MAKHVFVTGGVTSSLGKGIVAASLAKLLQARGFKVTIQKFDPYINVDPGTLNPYEHGECFVTEDGAETDLDLGHYERFLSVDTSQANNVTTGRIYQTVINKEREGAYLGKTVQIVPHITDEIKRRMLLLGKDDKYDIVITELGGTIGDIESLPFVEAVRQLQWELPEEDVCVIHLTLVPYLRAAKELKTKPTQHSVRMMSENGVHPDIIVCRAEESIGYDIRRKIAQFCNVKQEAVIESMDASTIYEVPLNMLREKLDVITLKKLNITNYPEPDLTQWKGFLDKLKYPKSQVTIGLVGKYIELQDAYKSILESFIHAGAVNEVKVKVVNIHSEFLTPENVPEKLSGLDGMLVAPGFGSRGIEGKIEAIRYARENGIPFFGICLGMQMAVIEFARNVLGLKKAHSIEMDANTPYPVINMMEEQKKIKMMGGTMRLGSYPCEIMPGSLAEKIYGKLEISERHRHRYEFNNDYLSQFEAAGMIASGKNEHSGLVEIIEIPSHPFFIGVQFHPELKSTVEHPAPLFVSFVDAARAYKEDRVASKASSIEA
- a CDS encoding methylated-DNA--[protein]-cysteine S-methyltransferase yields the protein MNTQNQIHYDRIAEAIEYIKQNFKRQPNLEEVAAQIHLSPAHFQRLFTEWAGTSPKKFLQYISVEHAKKLLQQEQATLFDTAFETGLSSTSRLHDLFVNIEGMTPAEYKNGGRDLAINYNFAESPFGSLIIASTTKGVCYMAFENNEEIAQQTLFAKFPNALFQLKTDTFQQNALFIFQNDWTKLPEIKLHLKGTDFQLKVWESLLKISMGKLSTYGNIAEEIGNPKASRAVGTAIGSNPVAFLIPCHRVIQSSGNFGGYMWGNTRKTAIIGWEIAKSKVEI
- a CDS encoding Ada metal-binding domain-containing protein — protein: MLKHLELRNKEVHRKIRKNEITFGGNRKLKIYGWLSCKSGKRMKKENRIFFATEQEATQNNYRPCGHCMKREYIKWKNGLI
- a CDS encoding alpha-ketoglutarate-dependent dioxygenase AlkB family protein, with the translated sequence MDLFNFEIDKTKNWLPKDGTVHYYGKLLTKEKADFYFQNLLETIEWRNDEAVIFGKKILTKRKVAWYGEKPFEYTYSNITKHALLWTKELLELKAIIEKETGETFNSCLLNLYHSGEEGMAWHSDGETDLKKDGAIGSLSFGAERKFAFKHKLTKEKVELILEDGSLLVMKDTTQTYWLHRLPPTKKIMTPRVNLTFRTIVD
- the ytxJ gene encoding bacillithiol system redox-active protein YtxJ, which encodes MNWINLTEEAQLEEINKNSAVKPQVIFKHSTRCSISKTAWNRVEKSDNLPDADYYYLDLITYRDISNKIPEIYGIEHESPQVIVIKDGKASYDADHFDITVDDLSEAIA
- a CDS encoding UDP-N-acetylmuramate--L-alanine ligase, which translates into the protein MKIHFISIGGSVMHQLAIALKRKGYQVTGSDDEIFEPAKSNLLNEGILPKEIGWNPANITADLDAVILGMHAREDNPELIKAKELGLKIYSFPEYIYEESKDKKRVVVGGSHGKTTTTAMIMHVLRHLHKDFDYMVGAKLEGFDQSVNITDAPVIVCEGDEYPASTLNKHPKFHFLFPHIAVITGIAWDHINVFPTFEIYLEQFRIYIDKIEKGGILIYNTADETLKKLVEEHHRTDIRYQPYHIPTHHIDNGITYVNIDGVEKELSVFGNHNLLNLYAAWYVSKELGITISDFLDAISSFTGASKRLELIAHNANTNVYRDFAHAPSKVKASMQAVKDQFPNRKLVAVLELHTYSSLNEAFLVQYQGALDKADEAVVFYAKHALAIKHMPDLPKEKVWEGFGSNKNVTVLNDKADLDAWLHQHIYQNANLLLMSSGDYDGLDIKAFANEITK